One segment of Primulina tabacum isolate GXHZ01 chromosome 14, ASM2559414v2, whole genome shotgun sequence DNA contains the following:
- the LOC142523710 gene encoding uncharacterized protein LOC142523710 translates to MVKMGRRRRRRRREFSFMCGDGDASPIAAEDAFINGKIRPVFPLFNRDLFFSDDEPDSLQLESPPSKPLVKKVFVETKDSVEMTSSSTRNDDIRGPYCEWASRKAVEVSPETCKKSNSTGFSKLWRFKELMGRSNSDGRDTFVFLNNGNAPPAAKVKKGAKSKTASLSAHEVYLKSKARDEEKRRSYLPYRPELMGFFTNANSGLSKNVHPF, encoded by the coding sequence ATGGTGAAGAtggggaggaggaggaggaggaggaggagagaGTTTTCCTTTATGTGTGGAGATGGAGATGCGTCACCTATAGCGGCGGAGGATGCTTTCATCAACGGCAAGATCAGGCCGGTCTTCCCATTATTCAACCGGGATTTGTTCTTCTCCGACGATGAACCGGATTCCTTGCAGCTCGAAAGCCCACCCTCGAAGCCCCTGGTGAAGAAAGTCTTCGTGGAAACTAAGGATAGCGTGGAGATGACGTCATCCTCAACGAGGAATGACGACATCCGCGGTCCCTACTGCGAGTGGGCGAGCAGAAAAGCGGTGGAGGTTTCGCCGGAGACCTGCAAGAAGAGCAACTCAACCGGGTTTTCAAAGCTATGGCGATTCAAGGAATTAATGGGGAGGAGCAACAGCGATGGGAGGGACACGTTTGTTTTCTTAAACAACGGAAACGCGCCGCCTGCAGCGAAGGTGAAGAAGGGCGCCAAGAGCAAAACGGCGTCGTTGTCAGCTCACGAAGTGTATTTGAAGAGCaaagccagagatgaggagaaGCGGCGGTCGTATTTACCGTACCGGCCGGAGTTAATGGGCTTTTTTACAAATGCTAATAGTGGGCTAAGTAAAAATGTACATCCCTTCTAA